The genomic interval ATCTTCTCCTTTTTATTTAAAAAAATTGCTTCGTTTATTTGTTCGTTTGTAATTATGTTTTCCATTCTCCATTCCTTTTTTTATATTCTATTATATATTTATTAAAATTTGGTAAAAAATTTCAAAAAATAAAAAAATAGTTCGTTACTGAGTAGATTTTAGAAAATTTTCTTTGAGAGATTTAAATAATTTCTAGTTATGTATAACGATTACTTGCCAGCCTATAATGTTTCTAGAGCTCCACAAAGGCTCTTTCAACATTATAGGACGTCGCAGTAATCTTATTAAAAACTATTAGTTATTTGTTCAAAGAAAATTTCTGATGATTAATTTCAATATAACTCACTTATTTTTTATTTTTCTTCAGTGGACTTATAGGTTAAAATATTGTTGTAGATATTTTGCAACTCCACTTTCATCATTTGTAAAGTCAGTTTTATTTTCAAAGTCTCTTTTACTCATGAAACTATCTTTCATAGCAACAGGATGACCTACATATTTTAACATTTTATAGTCATTTCCACTATCTCCAAAAGCCATAATTTCTTTTGGATTTATTTCTAATTCTTGTGAAATATATTCTACTCCACCTCTTTTACTACAACCTTTTATATTTAAATCTAAACAATCATCAGCTGAGATAACTATTTCTAGTTCATCATCAAAATTGTCATGTATTAAATCTTTAATTTCATATATTCTTTCAGAATCTTCTTCAATTATTAAAATTTTCTCTAAAGCAGGAAGTCTATCTATATCCTCTGAATTTTTTATATAATGAGGAATATGTTCTTTCAAGAACTCATCATCTATTTCTGTGCCATAGGGAACATAAAAATTTGCTCCACTTCCATCAAAACCAAAATATCCAATTTTATTCTCAGTTAAAAATCTTACAACTTTTCTTATTAAATCAGCTGGCATAACATTATTTTTTATAAGTTCTCCATTTTTATTATAAATATTTGCTCCATTATTACATATTAAATAGATTTCTAAACCTATTTTCTTTCTAATTTTATTGGCAGAATTAAAACTTCTACCTGTTGCAATAGCAAACTCTATTCCCTTCTCTTTTAATCGTTTAATTGCTTGTATTGTTTCTAAACTTACTTCACTATCATCATTTAAAAGAGTTCCATCTAAATCTGAAACTACTAACTTCATTCTTTACTCCTAATCAAAATTATAATTTGTAACTATACTATTCTCTAAATTTCCCTTATCCTTATGATATTCATTAAATGAAATATCTATAAAACCACCTTCGATATTATGTACTTTATCAAAGCCTAAACTTTTTAAAAAATTAACTGCGTCCGCACTTCTATGTGCAGTTCTGCAATATACATAGATATCTCTATCTTTTGGTAGACTATCTTTTTGAGATAAAATTTCTCTAAGCGGTAGATTAATTGCACCTTTTACATGTCCTGCTTGAT from Fusobacterium pseudoperiodonticum carries:
- a CDS encoding Cof-type HAD-IIB family hydrolase; this encodes MKLVVSDLDGTLLNDDSEVSLETIQAIKRLKEKGIEFAIATGRSFNSANKIRKKIGLEIYLICNNGANIYNKNGELIKNNVMPADLIRKVVRFLTENKIGYFGFDGSGANFYVPYGTEIDDEFLKEHIPHYIKNSEDIDRLPALEKILIIEEDSERIYEIKDLIHDNFDDELEIVISADDCLDLNIKGCSKRGGVEYISQELEINPKEIMAFGDSGNDYKMLKYVGHPVAMKDSFMSKRDFENKTDFTNDESGVAKYLQQYFNL